In Xiphophorus couchianus chromosome 8, X_couchianus-1.0, whole genome shotgun sequence, the following proteins share a genomic window:
- the arvcfa gene encoding armadillo repeat protein deleted in velo-cardio-facial syndrome homolog isoform X1, with protein MPAEVKEEQSLEDPTPLSLPQEAKEANNENPTTADELDTPTSIASVMTSTNESSTETDTPQQTDSEESKAVEHEGEKPPSETQEEIKEENVLPSDTPDVTLAQECKDSVSAEKASPEVKVEPSESAPNTTTSSTTIATAQPQPVLQPGEPHPVNPDSQNRVYTLPDAFRGMGGDACPGYGSLSRFSLHGYLPTKNFQPGTHYTLPFLRDSYASAGLSNQTEENRENPLDVKADLPAAGYHTLGMHQFRPITTMELLREPSRTRSGYDDAFMAQLEGNLNPFFQAMCRAQTLQLPHKRSSMVSLDSIRRDPRWRDPNLHEVISMLRHPMDPVKSNAAAYLQHLCYENDLIKQEVRQLNGVPILVELLDHPKAEVHRKACGALRNISYGKDHNNKMAIKSCDGIQALVRLLRKSSSMEVKELATGTLWNLSSHEPLKMTIINQGLQTLTDEIIIPHSGWRRRDSVDASKPLSAEWTTVFKNTTGCLRNVSSDGAEARQRLRECEGLVAALLHALQSAVVKKDADNKSVENCVCILRNLSYHVHKEIPGAERFQEPHAGHLMRTVGHQKKKNEPECCSGKRPKEEWFSQGWKNGFVERKYNTLDLPKCAELIKGLDLLYQPEVVRLYLSLLTCSHNHNTLEAAAGALQNLAAGHWAWSSYIRATVRKEKGLPVLVELLRSDVDKVVRAVAIALRNLAIDRRNKDLIGNYALRDLVANLPYGQQHPVKNLEGDTVVSILNTIYEIITDNPENARVLIQGHAVQKLVAINKSSQSTRETKAASHVLQTIWAYKELRHTLTKAGWNKSNFKPTGSGVTKKPKNGKQNSDDITLPLMEKNQDVYSTLESNDRVGDGKGPVVERDALQAISERKHFIRAGRPAVGLMDNKPPPLDSWV; from the exons gaGCAGAGTTTGGAGGATCCAACTCCCTTGTCTTTGCCACAGGAGGCTAAAGAGGCAAACAATGAAAACCCAACAACCGCTGATGAACTGGACACGCCCACTTCCATCGCCTCGGTGATGACCTCAACCAATGAAAGCTCCACAGAAACTGACACCCCACAGCAGACTGACTCTGAG GAGTCCAAAGCGGTGGAACATGAGGGTGAAAAGCCTCCGAGTGAGACGCAAGAAGAGATTAAAGAGGAGAACGTCCTCCCATCAGATACTCCTGATGTCACGTTGGCTCAGGAGTGTAAAGACAGCGTATCTGCTGAGAAAGCCTCTCCTGAAGTGAAAGTTGAGCCCTCTGAATCTGCTCCAAACACAACAACCAGCAGCACTACCATTGCAACAGCTCAACCCCAGCCGGTGCTGCAGCCTGGTGAGCCTCATCCTGTAAACCCAGACAGCCAGAACAGAGTCTACACCCTCCCTGATGCCTTCAGGGGCATGGGAGGCGACGCTTGCCCGGGATATGGAAGCCTTTCTCGTTTCAGCCTCCACGGCTACTTGCCCACCAAAAACTTCCAGCCCGGCACTCACTACACTTTGCCGTTCCTGAGAGATAGCTACGCCTCCGCAGGACTCAGCAACCAGACGGAGGAGAACAGAGAAAATCCACTGGATGTGAAGGCCGACCTCCCAGCTGCCGGTTACCACACACTGGGAATGCACCAGTTTAGGCCAATTACAACCATGGAGCTCCTCCGGGAGCCCTCCAGAACCAG AAGTGGCTATGATGACGCGTTTATGGCGCAGTTGGAGGGGAACCTGAATCCTTTCTTCCAGGCCATGTGCCGAGCGCAGACTCTGCAGCTACCCCACAAACGCAGCAGCATGGTAAGCCTGGACAGCATCCGAAGAGACCCACGCTGGAGAGACCCCAACTTGCATGAGGTCATCTCGATGCTCAGGCACCCAATGGACCCTGTCAAGTCCAACGCAGCTGCCTACTTGCAGCACCTCTGTTATGAAAACGACCTGATCAAACAGGAGGTTCGGCAGCTGAACGGGGTGCCGATCCTGGTGGAGCTGTTGGACCATCCCAAAGCTGAAGTCCATCGCAAGGCCTGCGGTGCTTTGCGTAACATATCCTATGGGAAAgaccacaacaacaaaatggCCATCAAGAGCTGTGATGGCATTCAAGCTTTAGTTAGACTGCTGAGGAAGTCCAGCAGCATGGAAGTCAAAGAGTTAGCCACAG GAACTCTGTGGAACCTCTCATCACACGAACCACTCAAGATGACAATAATTAACCAGGGACTTCAAACTCTGACTGACGAAATCATCATCCCACACTCAGGCTGGAGGAGAAGAGACTCTGTGGATGCATCTAAACCGCTGAGCGCCGAGTGGACCACCGTCTTCAAGAACACCACCGGATGCCTGAG GAACGTCAGCTCTGATGGGGCCGAGGCTCGACAGAGGCTAAGGGAGTGTGAGGGGCTGGTGGCAGCTCTCCTTCACGCCCTGCAGTCAGCCGTCGTCAAGAAGGATGCCGACAATAAG TCAGTGGAAAACTGCGTCTGCATCCTTCGAAACCTGTCCTATCACGTTCATAAAGAAATACCAGGAGCGGAGCGATTTCAGGAGCCCCATGCTGGTCATCTGATGAGAACAGTGGGGcatcagaagaagaagaacgagCCAGAATGCTGTTCAGGAAAAAGACCCAAAG AAGAGTGGTTCAGTCAAG GTTGGAAAAATGGATTTGTGGAGAGGAAATACAATACTTTGGACTTACCAAAATGTGCAGAACTGATTAAAg GCCTGGATCTGCTGTACCAGCCAGAGGTGGTGAGGCTGTACCTCTCTCTTCTTACCTGCAGTCACAACCACAACACCCTGGAGGCCGCTGCAGGAGCTCTGCAGAACCTCGCTGCGGGACACTGGGCt TGGTCGAGCTACATTCGAGCCACGGTGAGAAAAGAGAAAGGACTGCCAGTTTTAGTGGAGCTGCTGCGCTCAGACGTGGACAAAGTCGTGCGAGCCGTGGCCATCGCTCTTCGCAACCTCGCCATTGACAGAAGGAATAAGGACTTGATCG GGAACTATGCTTTGAGGGACCTTGTTGCTAACTTGCCTTACGGGCAGCAGCACCCCGTGAAAAATCTCGAGGGAGATACGGTGGTTTCCATTCTGAACACAATTTACGAGATCATTACAGACAACCCTGAGAATGCTCGAGTGCTCATACAGGGTCATGCTGTGCAGAAACTGGTGGCCATAAATAAGTCCAG CCAATCAACACGAGAGACCAAAGCTGCTTCGCATGTACTTCAGACAATATGGGCCTACAAAGAGCTGAGACACACTCTGACCAAGGCCGGATGGAACAAGAGCAACTTTAag CCAACAGGATCAGGTGTTACTAAAAAACCCAAGAATGGGAAACAAAACAGCGATGACATCACATTGCCTCTCATGGAGAAAAACCAAG ATGTGTATTCCACCTTGGAGTCAAATGACAGAGTTGGAGACGGAAAGGGACCTGTTGTAGAAAGAGATGCTCTACAG GCaataagtgaaagaaaacactTCATCAGAGCTGGCAGGCCTGCAGTAGGGCTCATGGATAACAAACCTCCACCGCTGGACTCTTGGGTGTAA
- the arvcfa gene encoding armadillo repeat protein deleted in velo-cardio-facial syndrome homolog isoform X2: MPAEVKEEQSLEDPTPLSLPQEAKEANNENPTTADELDTPTSIASVMTSTNESSTETDTPQQTDSEESKAVEHEGEKPPSETQEEIKEENVLPSDTPDVTLAQECKDSVSAEKASPEVKVEPSESAPNTTTSSTTIATAQPQPVLQPGEPHPVNPDSQNRVYTLPDAFRGMGGDACPGYGSLSRFSLHGYLPTKNFQPGTHYTLPFLRDSYASAGLSNQTEENRENPLDVKADLPAAGYHTLGMHQFRPITTMELLREPSRTRSGYDDAFMAQLEGNLNPFFQAMCRAQTLQLPHKRSSMVSLDSIRRDPRWRDPNLHEVISMLRHPMDPVKSNAAAYLQHLCYENDLIKQEVRQLNGVPILVELLDHPKAEVHRKACGALRNISYGKDHNNKMAIKSCDGIQALVRLLRKSSSMEVKELATGTLWNLSSHEPLKMTIINQGLQTLTDEIIIPHSGWRRRDSVDASKPLSAEWTTVFKNTTGCLRNVSSDGAEARQRLRECEGLVAALLHALQSAVVKKDADNKSVENCVCILRNLSYHVHKEIPGAERFQEPHAGHLMRTVGHQKKKNEPECCSGKRPKEEWFSQGLDLLYQPEVVRLYLSLLTCSHNHNTLEAAAGALQNLAAGHWAWSSYIRATVRKEKGLPVLVELLRSDVDKVVRAVAIALRNLAIDRRNKDLIGNYALRDLVANLPYGQQHPVKNLEGDTVVSILNTIYEIITDNPENARVLIQGHAVQKLVAINKSSQSTRETKAASHVLQTIWAYKELRHTLTKAGWNKSNFKPTGSGVTKKPKNGKQNSDDITLPLMEKNQDVYSTLESNDRVGDGKGPVVERDALQAISERKHFIRAGRPAVGLMDNKPPPLDSWV, encoded by the exons gaGCAGAGTTTGGAGGATCCAACTCCCTTGTCTTTGCCACAGGAGGCTAAAGAGGCAAACAATGAAAACCCAACAACCGCTGATGAACTGGACACGCCCACTTCCATCGCCTCGGTGATGACCTCAACCAATGAAAGCTCCACAGAAACTGACACCCCACAGCAGACTGACTCTGAG GAGTCCAAAGCGGTGGAACATGAGGGTGAAAAGCCTCCGAGTGAGACGCAAGAAGAGATTAAAGAGGAGAACGTCCTCCCATCAGATACTCCTGATGTCACGTTGGCTCAGGAGTGTAAAGACAGCGTATCTGCTGAGAAAGCCTCTCCTGAAGTGAAAGTTGAGCCCTCTGAATCTGCTCCAAACACAACAACCAGCAGCACTACCATTGCAACAGCTCAACCCCAGCCGGTGCTGCAGCCTGGTGAGCCTCATCCTGTAAACCCAGACAGCCAGAACAGAGTCTACACCCTCCCTGATGCCTTCAGGGGCATGGGAGGCGACGCTTGCCCGGGATATGGAAGCCTTTCTCGTTTCAGCCTCCACGGCTACTTGCCCACCAAAAACTTCCAGCCCGGCACTCACTACACTTTGCCGTTCCTGAGAGATAGCTACGCCTCCGCAGGACTCAGCAACCAGACGGAGGAGAACAGAGAAAATCCACTGGATGTGAAGGCCGACCTCCCAGCTGCCGGTTACCACACACTGGGAATGCACCAGTTTAGGCCAATTACAACCATGGAGCTCCTCCGGGAGCCCTCCAGAACCAG AAGTGGCTATGATGACGCGTTTATGGCGCAGTTGGAGGGGAACCTGAATCCTTTCTTCCAGGCCATGTGCCGAGCGCAGACTCTGCAGCTACCCCACAAACGCAGCAGCATGGTAAGCCTGGACAGCATCCGAAGAGACCCACGCTGGAGAGACCCCAACTTGCATGAGGTCATCTCGATGCTCAGGCACCCAATGGACCCTGTCAAGTCCAACGCAGCTGCCTACTTGCAGCACCTCTGTTATGAAAACGACCTGATCAAACAGGAGGTTCGGCAGCTGAACGGGGTGCCGATCCTGGTGGAGCTGTTGGACCATCCCAAAGCTGAAGTCCATCGCAAGGCCTGCGGTGCTTTGCGTAACATATCCTATGGGAAAgaccacaacaacaaaatggCCATCAAGAGCTGTGATGGCATTCAAGCTTTAGTTAGACTGCTGAGGAAGTCCAGCAGCATGGAAGTCAAAGAGTTAGCCACAG GAACTCTGTGGAACCTCTCATCACACGAACCACTCAAGATGACAATAATTAACCAGGGACTTCAAACTCTGACTGACGAAATCATCATCCCACACTCAGGCTGGAGGAGAAGAGACTCTGTGGATGCATCTAAACCGCTGAGCGCCGAGTGGACCACCGTCTTCAAGAACACCACCGGATGCCTGAG GAACGTCAGCTCTGATGGGGCCGAGGCTCGACAGAGGCTAAGGGAGTGTGAGGGGCTGGTGGCAGCTCTCCTTCACGCCCTGCAGTCAGCCGTCGTCAAGAAGGATGCCGACAATAAG TCAGTGGAAAACTGCGTCTGCATCCTTCGAAACCTGTCCTATCACGTTCATAAAGAAATACCAGGAGCGGAGCGATTTCAGGAGCCCCATGCTGGTCATCTGATGAGAACAGTGGGGcatcagaagaagaagaacgagCCAGAATGCTGTTCAGGAAAAAGACCCAAAG AAGAGTGGTTCAGTCAAG GCCTGGATCTGCTGTACCAGCCAGAGGTGGTGAGGCTGTACCTCTCTCTTCTTACCTGCAGTCACAACCACAACACCCTGGAGGCCGCTGCAGGAGCTCTGCAGAACCTCGCTGCGGGACACTGGGCt TGGTCGAGCTACATTCGAGCCACGGTGAGAAAAGAGAAAGGACTGCCAGTTTTAGTGGAGCTGCTGCGCTCAGACGTGGACAAAGTCGTGCGAGCCGTGGCCATCGCTCTTCGCAACCTCGCCATTGACAGAAGGAATAAGGACTTGATCG GGAACTATGCTTTGAGGGACCTTGTTGCTAACTTGCCTTACGGGCAGCAGCACCCCGTGAAAAATCTCGAGGGAGATACGGTGGTTTCCATTCTGAACACAATTTACGAGATCATTACAGACAACCCTGAGAATGCTCGAGTGCTCATACAGGGTCATGCTGTGCAGAAACTGGTGGCCATAAATAAGTCCAG CCAATCAACACGAGAGACCAAAGCTGCTTCGCATGTACTTCAGACAATATGGGCCTACAAAGAGCTGAGACACACTCTGACCAAGGCCGGATGGAACAAGAGCAACTTTAag CCAACAGGATCAGGTGTTACTAAAAAACCCAAGAATGGGAAACAAAACAGCGATGACATCACATTGCCTCTCATGGAGAAAAACCAAG ATGTGTATTCCACCTTGGAGTCAAATGACAGAGTTGGAGACGGAAAGGGACCTGTTGTAGAAAGAGATGCTCTACAG GCaataagtgaaagaaaacactTCATCAGAGCTGGCAGGCCTGCAGTAGGGCTCATGGATAACAAACCTCCACCGCTGGACTCTTGGGTGTAA